In a genomic window of Bacteroidales bacterium:
- a CDS encoding porin family protein, with amino-acid sequence MKKSIFIILLLTVPFFLFAQKPNYLAGIQLSPTLNMLKGNSVTNEYDAKLDFSGGFSFEYPVTSNFYLKTALGYERKGAKTTIVLLDEYSMIVGHQHVKFNFNYLVLPVLVTLYTNGKIKLYVNSGPYFGFLLNQNIYYSAVGEHPEFEADYTDYTRRIDWGLSVGFGIQLPIKNNILFETGLTGDFGLTNTSKSELLYSGSIRPNSFGLQFGIKYNSFKLK; translated from the coding sequence ATGAAAAAAAGCATATTCATTATTTTATTACTGACCGTACCCTTCTTTTTATTTGCACAGAAACCAAACTATCTGGCCGGAATACAACTTTCGCCAACCCTTAATATGCTAAAGGGTAATTCCGTTACAAATGAATATGATGCAAAATTGGATTTTTCAGGAGGGTTTTCTTTCGAATACCCTGTCACGTCTAATTTTTATTTAAAAACTGCCCTGGGTTATGAAAGAAAAGGAGCCAAAACAACTATAGTTTTATTGGATGAATATTCAATGATTGTGGGACATCAGCATGTAAAATTCAATTTTAACTATCTTGTATTACCTGTTTTGGTTACTTTATATACTAATGGTAAAATTAAATTGTATGTAAATTCAGGGCCTTATTTTGGTTTTCTGCTTAACCAGAATATTTATTATTCTGCCGTGGGAGAGCATCCTGAATTCGAAGCTGATTACACTGATTATACCAGAAGAATAGATTGGGGTTTATCGGTAGGTTTTGGAATACAACTTCCTATAAAGAATAACATCTTATTCGAAACAGGATTAACCGGCGATTTCGGCCTCACAAATACCTCAAAGAGTGAATTGTTATATAGTGGTTCAATAAGACCAAACTCATTCGGGCTGCAATTTGGAATTAAATATAATTCATTCAAACTCAAATGA
- a CDS encoding serine hydrolase has product MKEKVISLVNIGFAVFFSINCHSQVPVLTPVIEKRIQQVENNLLSWVQTRDTLKWSLESRMRQYNVAGLSIAVINDNKIEWAKGYGWADIAEKRPVTTETLFQAASISKSLNSLGVLALVQDKKLSLDADINDYLKTWKFPYDTKSNNKKITIANLLSHTAGLSVHGFPGYAVTDQLPSLVDILDGKKPCNTQSVRSVFEPGLRFQYSGGGIEILQAVVTDVTGEPYDKYMADHVLVPLNMKNSFYTQPPPFIKKVNLATGYRNDGKEIEGKYHVYPEQAAAGLWTNPIDLCKYILDTQNSLHGKKGKVLTSEMTKLRLTPYDGMQAGFGVFIEKHGNGTYFTHSGGNEGFRCVYIASMDEGKGLVVMLNSDNGNILNKIMNSVATVYDWKNFYNPVTKEVISLADSIKNTYTGRYELQGIPVTIAAEDGQMMLDYRNMKVQMFFVSPTEFFMTELQGNNRFIINSAGKVTGFFINGNTLVKKVK; this is encoded by the coding sequence ATGAAAGAAAAGGTTATCTCTTTAGTCAATATCGGATTTGCAGTATTTTTTTCTATTAACTGCCATTCACAAGTACCCGTTTTAACCCCCGTAATCGAAAAGCGAATCCAACAGGTTGAAAACAACCTTCTGAGTTGGGTACAAACCCGTGATACCCTTAAATGGTCTCTTGAATCACGGATGCGACAATACAATGTCGCGGGGCTGAGCATTGCAGTGATCAATGATAATAAAATCGAATGGGCAAAAGGATACGGGTGGGCGGATATTGCAGAGAAACGTCCTGTGACAACCGAAACACTCTTCCAGGCTGCCTCAATCAGCAAATCACTGAATAGCCTTGGTGTACTGGCCCTGGTCCAGGATAAAAAACTCTCTCTTGACGCGGATATTAACGATTACCTGAAAACATGGAAATTTCCGTATGACACAAAATCGAATAATAAAAAAATTACAATTGCCAACCTGCTGAGTCATACTGCCGGGTTATCGGTTCACGGGTTTCCGGGGTATGCTGTAACGGATCAATTACCATCGCTGGTTGATATCCTTGACGGCAAGAAACCTTGTAATACCCAATCGGTTCGCAGTGTGTTCGAACCGGGATTAAGGTTCCAGTATTCAGGCGGGGGTATTGAAATTCTGCAGGCAGTTGTAACGGATGTTACCGGTGAACCTTACGATAAATATATGGCTGATCATGTACTTGTCCCTTTGAACATGAAAAACAGTTTTTATACTCAACCTCCCCCATTCATAAAAAAAGTAAACCTGGCAACAGGCTATCGCAATGATGGAAAAGAGATTGAAGGGAAATATCATGTATATCCTGAGCAGGCTGCGGCCGGGTTGTGGACCAATCCGATTGACCTGTGTAAATATATACTGGACACTCAAAATTCACTGCATGGAAAAAAAGGGAAGGTCCTGACTTCCGAAATGACAAAACTGAGACTAACACCTTATGATGGTATGCAGGCTGGTTTCGGAGTATTTATAGAAAAACACGGAAACGGCACCTACTTCACCCATTCAGGAGGCAATGAAGGATTCCGGTGCGTTTACATTGCCAGCATGGATGAAGGAAAAGGGCTGGTCGTTATGTTGAATTCGGATAACGGTAATATTCTGAATAAAATAATGAACAGTGTGGCTACCGTATATGACTGGAAAAACTTTTACAACCCGGTTACCAAAGAGGTAATCAGTTTAGCGGATTCAATAAAGAATACTTATACCGGGCGGTATGAGCTCCAGGGCATACCCGTGACCATTGCAGCGGAAGACGGTCAAATGATGCTCGATTACAGGAACATGAAAGTTCAAATGTTCTTTGTATCTCCTACCGAGTTTTTTATGACCGAACTTCAAGGCAATAACCGGTTCATCATAAACTCCGCCGGAAAGGTCACCGGGTTTTTCATCAACGGAAATACCCTGGTGAAAAAAGTTAAGTAA
- a CDS encoding nuclear transport factor 2 family protein, producing the protein MKPNHLIALLFCLICTVSLATAQDNRESEIRRLENLERESVLKSDSSKLFDQLWSPDMVINTPANVVGTVEGTKALLRSGALNYLSFERNIEKITFNNNIAIVMGEEKVRPQGKQLHAGKLVTRRFTNIWMYTNNNWSIIARQATIIKIE; encoded by the coding sequence ATGAAACCTAATCATTTGATTGCCTTATTATTCTGTCTGATATGCACTGTAAGTCTTGCAACTGCACAGGACAACAGAGAATCAGAAATCAGAAGGCTGGAAAATCTTGAAAGAGAGTCTGTGCTGAAAAGTGATTCATCGAAACTTTTTGACCAACTCTGGTCGCCCGACATGGTAATAAACACCCCGGCCAATGTTGTAGGAACTGTTGAAGGCACAAAAGCATTACTACGGTCTGGTGCCCTGAATTATTTATCCTTTGAAAGAAACATAGAAAAAATCACTTTTAACAACAACATCGCCATTGTAATGGGCGAAGAAAAAGTTAGGCCTCAGGGTAAACAACTCCATGCAGGCAAACTGGTAACTCGGAGATTTACAAACATCTGGATGTATACCAATAATAATTGGAGTATAATTGCACGACAGGCGACAATTATTAAAATTGAATAG
- a CDS encoding winged helix DNA-binding domain-containing protein: MTSNEIAGYRMVNQQLAGTQIQSAPEMVKWFGAVQGQEYEQTKWGLGLRLPNLKESQIENELNDGKILRTHLLRPTWHFVHPEDIRWLLKITAPGIQRINAFMYRQTELDEKIFNRCNDILIALLQGGNQHTRNEINEEFKKHNIIAAGPRLSCIMMNAELEGIICSGARKGNQFTYALIDERINPAKQLNTEEALAEITRRYFMSRSPASATDFSIWSGLTMKECRRGIEMQGKSLQKINGEGGSYFAFDLNSLAKPAEEIFLLPTYDEYIMGYKNRDAIFSLENSPKVRPDLKFISMIIYMGQVIGTWKRVLKIKEVDLRYSFFKQLNTKKLIALKKAIIRFEEFYGMRVAVTDFKAI; encoded by the coding sequence ATGACATCGAATGAAATTGCCGGATACCGGATGGTAAATCAACAACTGGCCGGTACACAAATACAATCTGCTCCGGAAATGGTAAAATGGTTCGGTGCCGTGCAGGGTCAGGAATACGAACAAACAAAATGGGGCCTCGGTTTACGCTTGCCCAACCTGAAAGAATCCCAAATTGAAAATGAACTTAATGACGGTAAAATACTGCGCACTCATTTGCTTAGGCCCACCTGGCATTTTGTCCACCCCGAGGACATCAGATGGCTTCTCAAAATTACTGCGCCCGGAATACAAAGAATTAATGCCTTTATGTACCGTCAAACGGAGTTAGACGAGAAAATTTTCAATCGCTGTAATGATATTCTGATTGCTTTGTTACAGGGTGGCAATCAACACACCCGTAATGAAATTAACGAAGAATTTAAAAAGCATAACATCATAGCAGCCGGACCCCGGTTGAGTTGTATAATGATGAATGCAGAACTGGAGGGGATCATTTGCAGTGGCGCAAGAAAGGGTAACCAGTTTACTTATGCCCTGATCGATGAAAGGATTAACCCTGCAAAACAATTAAATACTGAAGAAGCGTTGGCAGAAATAACAAGGAGATATTTCATGAGCAGGAGTCCTGCTTCAGCAACTGATTTTTCGATTTGGTCGGGATTAACAATGAAGGAATGCCGGAGAGGGATTGAAATGCAGGGAAAAAGCCTACAAAAAATAAATGGTGAAGGAGGATCGTATTTTGCATTCGATTTGAATTCACTGGCCAAACCGGCAGAAGAAATATTTCTTCTACCTACTTACGATGAATACATAATGGGCTACAAAAACAGGGATGCTATATTTTCTTTGGAGAATTCTCCCAAAGTACGTCCCGATTTAAAGTTCATCTCTATGATTATTTACATGGGACAGGTTATCGGAACATGGAAAAGAGTGTTAAAAATAAAGGAAGTAGATTTGCGTTATAGTTTTTTTAAACAATTGAATACTAAAAAGTTAATTGCATTAAAAAAAGCAATAATCCGGTTTGAAGAGTTTTATGGTATGAGAGTGGCAGTGACAGATTTCAAAGCAATTTAA
- a CDS encoding alpha/beta hydrolase, protein MINKLINLTKSAFVASMLLFSISAKAQDGTIYPLEAPEEPNAIPLGTGGVENQPAPETWFRQWGDPMARNISKATLTPFLPAAGKANGAAVIVAPGGGFRWLSMGNEGWEVAQALADKGIAAFVLKYRLQPTPESLDDFKKSMERTFTAAADTSSAARRNAARWDLSDQLEDAEAAYTLIVKRAAEWGVDTSRLGMIGFSAGAGLTMYCTLNSKAMELDFIGPIYGGMGPVEVPKNAPPMFNVIASDDFLFRGQFGVIKSWFDAGRPVEFHLYQNGGHGFGLGNPDRTSNRWFDAFVYWLEVNKFLSAK, encoded by the coding sequence ATGATTAATAAACTTATAAACCTGACTAAATCAGCCTTTGTGGCTTCGATGCTTTTATTTTCAATATCTGCCAAAGCGCAGGACGGAACGATATATCCGCTTGAAGCGCCTGAAGAGCCGAATGCAATTCCGCTGGGCACCGGCGGTGTTGAAAACCAGCCCGCACCTGAAACATGGTTTCGTCAATGGGGAGATCCGATGGCCCGGAACATCTCGAAAGCAACACTTACCCCTTTCCTGCCTGCCGCCGGCAAGGCAAACGGTGCAGCCGTGATTGTTGCACCCGGTGGTGGTTTCAGGTGGCTGTCGATGGGAAATGAAGGATGGGAAGTTGCACAAGCCCTCGCTGATAAAGGAATTGCAGCCTTTGTGCTCAAGTACAGGCTGCAACCGACACCTGAATCGCTTGATGATTTTAAGAAATCGATGGAGCGCACCTTCACTGCTGCAGCTGACACTTCTTCAGCAGCGCGGAGAAATGCGGCCCGCTGGGACCTGTCCGATCAACTCGAAGATGCCGAGGCAGCCTATACGCTGATTGTTAAAAGAGCCGCGGAATGGGGTGTTGATACATCACGCCTGGGTATGATCGGATTTTCGGCTGGCGCCGGCCTTACCATGTACTGCACATTGAACTCGAAGGCAATGGAACTCGATTTTATAGGTCCGATCTATGGCGGAATGGGTCCGGTGGAAGTGCCAAAGAACGCTCCTCCCATGTTCAATGTCATTGCCAGTGATGATTTTCTGTTTCGTGGTCAGTTTGGCGTGATCAAATCATGGTTCGATGCAGGACGTCCGGTGGAATTTCACCTCTACCAGAATGGCGGCCATGGATTCGGACTCGGAAATCCCGATCGCACAAGCAACCGCTGGTTTGATGCATTTGTGTATTGGCTGGAAGTGAACAAGTTTTTATCTGCCAAGTAG